From the Theobroma cacao cultivar B97-61/B2 chromosome 2, Criollo_cocoa_genome_V2, whole genome shotgun sequence genome, one window contains:
- the LOC18608039 gene encoding probable indole-3-acetic acid-amido synthetase GH3.1 has translation MAVDSALSSPLGPPACEKDAKALQFVEEMTRSADPVQERVLAEILSRNSQTEYLRRFKLNGATDRDTFKSKLPVITYEDLQPEIQRIANGDRSPILSAHPISEFLTSSGTSAGERKLMPTIKEELDRRQLLYSLLMPVMNLYVPGLDKGKGLYFLFVKSETRTPGGLLARPVLTSYYKSEHFKTRPYDPYNVYTSPNEAILCADSFQSMYTQMLCGLQERQQVLRVGAVFASGLLRAIRFLQLNWQQLTQDIETGSLSPKITDPSLRECMAKILKPNPELAEFVRQECSKDSWEGIITRIWPNTKYLDVIVTGAMAQYIPTLDYYSGGVPLACTMYASSECYFGLNLNPMCKPSEVSYTIMPNMAYFEFLPHEPNSAGFTRDSPPKLVDLVDVEVGKEYELVITTYAGLCRYRVGDILRVTGFHNSAPQFHFVRRKNVLLSIDADKTDEAELQKAVENASQLLREFNTSVVEYTSYADTKTIPGHYVIYWELLVKDLANSPSDEVLKQCCLAMEESLNSVYRQGRVADNSIGPLEIRVVKSGTFEELMDYAISRGASINQYKVPRCVNFTPIMELLDSRVVSAHFSPALPHWTPERRR, from the exons ATGGCTGTCGATTCCGCTCTCTCATCTCCACTGGGTCCACCAGCATGCGAGAAAGATGCAAAAGCTTTGCAATTCGTCGAGGAAATGACTAGAAGTGCCGATCCTGTTCAAGAAAGAGTTTTGGCAGAAATCTTAAGCCGAAACTCCCAAACTGAGTACCTCAGAAGGTTCAAGCTCAATGGTGCAACCGACCGAGACACTTTCAAGTCCAAACTTCCAGTGATTACTTACGAGGATCTTCAGCCTGAAATCCAGCGTATTGCTAATGGTGACCGCTCTCCTATTTTATCTGCCCACCCCATCTCAGAATTTCTCACCAG CTCCGGAACTTCAGCTGGTGAGAGGAAACTCATGCCAACAATTAAAGAAGAGCTAGATCGCCGTCAGTTGCTCTACAGTTTGCTCATGCCAGTAATGAATCT TTATGTGCCGGGTTTGGACAAAGGCAAGGGACTTTACTTCTTGTTTGTGAAATCAGAAACAAGGACCCCGGGTGGTCTCTTGGCTCGTCCTGTGCTTACCAGCTACTACAAGAGTGAACATTTCAAGACACGACCATATGACCCTTACAACGTTTACACCAGCCCCAACGAAGCCATCCTCTGCGCCGACTCCTTCCAGAGCATGTATACCCAGATGCTCTGCGGGCTCCAGGAACGCCAACAAGTTCTCCGCGTTGGCGCAGTGTTTGCCTCCGGCCTACTCCGCGCAATCAGGTTCCTTCAACTGAATTGGCAACAACTCACCCAGGATATCGAAACAGGTTCCTTGAGTCCAAAAATCACCGACCCTTCACTAAGGGAATGCATGGCTAAGATCCTGAAACCCAACCCTGAGCTTGCTGAGTTTGTTCGCCAAGAATGTTCAAAGGACAGCTGGGAGGGAATCATTACAAGAATTTGGCCCAACACAAAATACCTTGACGTTATAGTAACTGGAGCTATGGCACAGTATATTCCGACCCTGGATTATTACAGCGGTGGAGTACCTTTAGCATGCACCATGTACGCTTCATCCGAATGCTATTTTGGCTTAAACCTTAACCCCATGTGCAAACCATCAGAAGTTTCCTATACCATCATGCCAAACATGGCCTACTTCGAGTTCTTACCCCACGAGCCTAATTCAGCTGGGTTCACTCGTGACTCGCCTCCTAAACTCGTCGACCTTGTTGATGTGGAAGTCGGGAAAGAATACGAGCTTGTAATCACAACCTATGCAGGTTTATGCAGATACCGAGTCGGTGACATTCTCCGAGTTACTGGATTTCACAACTCAGCCCCGCAATTCCATTTCGTAAGGAGGAAGAACGTGTTGCTCAGCATTGACGCGGACAAAACCGACGAGGCTGAGTTACAAAAAGCTGTTGAAAACGCTTCTCAATTGTTGCGTGAGTTCAACACCAGTGTCGTCGAATACACGAGTTATGCAGACACGAAAACGATTCCTGGTCACTACGTGATATACTGGGAGTTGCTAGTGAAAGACTTGGCTAACTCGCCTAGTGATGAGGTCCTGAAACAATGTTGTTTAGCAATGGAGGAGTCGCTCAACTCAGTGTACCGACAAGGCCGAGTTGCGGATAACTCAATAGGCCCACTGGAAATCCGAGTGGTAAAAAGTGGCACATTTGAGGAGTTAATGGATTACGCCATATCAAGAGGGGCTTCCATCAATCAGTATAAGGTTCCAAGGTGTGTTAACTTCACTCCAATCATGGAGTTGCTCGATTCTAGGGTGGTATCGGCGCATTTTAGCCCAGCTTTGCCACATTGGACCCCGGAAAGGAGAAGGTGA
- the LOC18608041 gene encoding putative pentatricopeptide repeat-containing protein At3g08820 — protein MFSRWNFRRQSLVSSAMLRSCQQFSAAFRYFTLSPSSIFAVEFLHSLSSTSSSSNFHNLSLLLQGRILHSHLRQIHARIFRLNAHQDNLVATRLIGHYPSSFALRVFNQLHNPNIFPFNAIIRVLAENGLFFLACSFFNNLIQRSLSPNDLTFSFLLKACFLSNDAQYVNQIHTYIIKLGYLCDPTVCNGLLSVYAQGFKDVASAHKLFDEMPEKGSVTPWTNLIAGYARSGRNEEVLRLFCSMIEKNLRPENDTMVSVLSACSSAEIFDIEKWVTILSEIIHNSDNKIPNRDSVNIALIYLYGRLENVEKSRERFNEIYAIGKMSVIPWNAMIGAYVQNGCPMEALSLFHLMMEDSNCRPNHVTMVSVLSACAQMGDLDLGKWVHQYLEYNGRKGVLETNTFLATALIDMYSKCGDLEMAKRVFDQMISKDVVSFNAMIMGLAMNGEGEEAVSLLSKVHELGLHPNAGTFLGLLCACSHCGLSEEGRQIFLEMNSRFSVHPRLEHYACYIDILARVGLVEAALTVVDSMPYEPNNFVWGALLGGCVLHSRADLAQKVYKKLVEVDPQNSGGYVMLANTLAVDHRWNDVSVLRWLMREKGVKKQPGHSWISIDGVVHEFLAGSPSHPKMESIYHTLNGLVNVMKVTSP, from the coding sequence ATGTTTTCAAGATGGAATTTCCGTCGTCAATCTCTAGTGTCTTCAGCTATGCTCCGATCATGCCAACAATTTTCGGCCGCCTTCAGATACTTCACTCTTAGCCCTTCATCCATCTTTGCTGTTGAGTTTCTTCATTCGCTGTCTTCCACTTCATCATCCTCTAACTTCCACAATCTATCCCTTTTATTGCAAGGTCGTATTTTACATTCTCATCTCCGCCAAATCCATGCCCGTATCTTTAGGCTCAATGCCCATCAAGACAACCTGGTAGCAACTCGTCTCATTGGACACTACCCATCTTCATTCGCTCTTCGTGTATTTAACCAACTTCACAATCCCAATATCTTCCCTTTCAATGCCATTATCAGAGTCTTAGCTGAAAATGGTCTCTTCTTCCTTGCATGTTCATTCTTCAACAACTTAATACAACGCTCTCTTTCTCCTAATGATCTcaccttttctttccttctaaAGGCATGTTTTCTATCCAATGATGCCCAATATGTAAATCAAATTCATACCTACATCATAAAACTGGGTTACCTTTGTGATCCTACTGTCTGTAATGGTCTTCTTTCAGTTTATGCCCAAGGGTTTAAAGATGTGGCTTCTGCACACAAGTTGTTTGATGAAATGCCGGAGAAAGGATCAGTTACTCCTTGGACTAACTTAATTGCAGGTTACGCACGATCCGGTCGGAATGAGGAAGTTTTGCGTCTTTTTTGTTCAATGATTGAGAAGAATTTGCGGCCTGAAAATGATACCATGGTTAGTGTTTTATCAGCATGTTCTAGTGCTGAGATCTTTGATATTGAGAAATGGGTAACGATACTCTCAGAAATCATTCACAACTCTGATAATAAAATACCAAATCGTGATTCAGTTAATATAGCTCTCATTTACTTATATGGTAGGTTGGAAAATGTTGAGAAAAGTAGGGAAAGATTTAATGAGATATATGCTATTGGAAAAATGAGTGTTATCCCCTGGAATGCTATGATTGGGGCATATGTTCAAAATGGTTGCCCCATGGAAGCTCTGAGTCTCTTCCATTTAATGATGGAGGATTCTAATTGTAGACCTAACCATGTTACAATGGTTAGCGTGCTTTCAGCTTGTGCTCAAATGGGTGATTTAGATCTTGGAAAGTGGGTTCATCAGTACCTGGAATATAACGGACGCAAAGGGGTTTTAGAAACCAACACATTTCTAGCCACTGCGTTAATAGACATGTATTCTAAATGTGGGGATCTGGAGATGGCAAAACGGGTTTTTGATCAGATGATCTCTAAGGATGTTGTCTCGTTCAATGCCATGATCATGGGTCTTGCAATGAATGGTGAAGGTGAGGAAGCTGTTAGTCTTTTATCCAAAGTGCATGAGCTTGGTTTGCATCCCAATGCTGGAACATTCCTTGGCCTTCTATGTGCATGTAGTCACTGCGGTTTGTCAGAGGAAGGAAGACAAATATTTCTAGAAATGAACTCACGGTTTTCTGTTCATCCTAGATTGGAACATTATGCTTGTTATATCGATATTCTTGCCAGAGTTGGCCTTGTTGAAGCAGCTCTCACGGTTGTTGATTCCATGCCTTATGAGCCTAATAACTTTGTCTGGGGGGCTTTGCTTGGAGGTTGTGTGCTCCACTCTAGAGCAGACTTGGCCCAAAAGGTGTACAAAAAGCTTGTTGAAGTTGACCCTCAGAATTCGGGGGGCTATGTGATGTTGGCAAATACATTAGCAGTTGATCATCGATGGAATGATGTTTCAGTGCTGAGATGGTTAATGAGGGAGAAGGGGGTAAAGAAGCAGCCAGGGCACAGCTGGATCAGCATTGATGGGGTCGTACATGAGTTTCTTGCAGGGTCGCCATCCCATCCCAAAATGGAGAGCATATATCATACGTTAAATGGATTGGTCAATGTAATGAAGGTAACGAGTCCTTAG
- the LOC18608040 gene encoding uncharacterized protein LOC18608040, with the protein MATPLSSFLSSHLPPRSLSYQSHSISKPFLSFPALRCLPSSNPRKFPKTPLLAFSSGNFDGSPFHDAFGSNPTPSKKSVLTNLIQEIEPFDVSLIQKDVPPTTVDAMKRTISGMLGLLPSDRFQVFIEALWEPLSKLLVSSMMTGYTLRNAEYRLCLERNLGCEGDLENQTSENSTFDLQGMLLDSTKINESSGKNDLSSEFEKTTEDQFEDIEFQGLGGMSLETQKYILHLQSRLTSMKKELHEVKRKNAALQMQQFVGEEKNDLLDYLRSLQPEKVAELSEPTSPELKETIHSVVHGLLATLSPRMHSKVPPFSEDTSPGTVNIGSEDCAELVENTSLQFQPFISLTRDYLARLLFWCLLLGHYLRGLEYRMELMELLSLTSSPGNNGCGDEQVV; encoded by the exons ATGGCCACCCCTCTTTcctctttcctttcctctcatCTCCCTCCTCGTTCCCTCTCTTACCAATCgcattcaatttcaaagccCTTTCTCTCCTTCCCTGCTCTTCGCTGTCTCCCCTCTTCGAACCCTAGAAAATTCCCCAAAACCCCTCTCCTTGCTTTCTCTTCCGGTAATTTCGATGGCTCTCCTTTCCATGATGCCTTCGGTTCTAATCCTACTCCCTCTAAG AAATCAGTCCTCACCAATCTGATACAGGAGATAGAACCATTCGATGTGAGCCTTATCCAAAAAGATGTCCCTCCCACAACTGTGGATGCCATGAAAAGGACTATTTCAGGCATGTTGGGTTTACTTCCATCTGATAGATTTCAAGTCTTTATCGAGGCATTGTGGGAACCTCTCTCCAAGTTGTTGGTTTCTTCTATGATGACCGG TTATACATTGAGGAATGCTGAATATAGGCTTTGCCTTGAGCGAAACCTTGGTTGTGAAGGAGATTTGGAAAATCAAACTTCAGAAAACTCGACCTTTGATTTACAAGGGATGTTGTTAGACAgtacaaaaataaatgaatctTCAGGGAAAAATGATTTGTCATCTGAATTTGAAAAAACCACTGAAGACCAATTCGAAGATATTGAATTTCAAGGCCTGGGTGGAATGTCCCTTGAAACTCAAAAATACATTCTTCATTTGCAGTCTCGTCTAACTTCAATGAAAAAG GAACTTCATGAAGTCAAGAGGAAAAATGCTGCTTTGCAGATGCAACAGTTTGTTGGGGAAGAAAAGAATGATTTACTTGACTACTTAAGATCACTTCAACCAGAAAAG GTAGCTGAGCTTTCTGAACCAACATCCCCTGAATTGAAAGAAACAATCCACTCTGTAGTCCATGGTCTCCTTGCCACCCTTTCTCCAAGGATGCATTCCAAGGTTCCTCCTTTTTCAGAGGACACATCACCTGGAACGGTAAATATTGGGAGTGAAGATTGTGCTGAACTTGTTGAGAATACTTCATTGCAGTTCCAGCCCTTTATTTCATTAACGCGGGACTACCTTGCTcgtcttctcttctg GTGTCTGCTGTTGGGGCATTATCTTAGAGGCCTCGAATATCGGATGGAGCTGATGGAACTTCTATCCTTGACAAGCAGTCCCGGAAATAATGGCTGTGGTGATGAGCAGGTTGTTTAG